A genomic stretch from Narcine bancroftii isolate sNarBan1 chromosome 9, sNarBan1.hap1, whole genome shotgun sequence includes:
- the commd2 gene encoding COMM domain-containing protein 2, which translates to MLLVLSEEHKEHLGFLTRVDSAVVGEFCRIAVEFLKKGSNPKIFEGAARKLNVSTETVQHGVEGLMYLLTESSKMMISEMDFQDSVLVLGFSEDLNKLLLQLYLDNRKEIRQILSQLAPDLPHYHNLEWRLDVQLASRALRQQIKPLLTLKLHLEQQGCQNASVFQTDPATLLHLIRKLEQALSEMKTNHCRRIVRNIK; encoded by the exons ATGTTGTTGGTGTTGTCGGAGGAGCACAAGGAGCACCTTGGATTCTTAACCCGGGTGGACTCGGCGG TTGTAGGAGAATTCTGCCGAATTGCTGTGGAATTTTTGAAAAAAGGCTCAAATCCCAAAATATTTGAAGGAGCGGCAA gGAAGCTGAATGTGAGTACTGAAACAGTGCAACATGGAGTTGAAGGACTGATGTACCTGTTgacagaaagctccaaaatgatG ATATCCGAAATGGATTTCCAGGACTCGGTGCTTGTCTTGGGGTTTTCTGAAGATCTGAATAAACTACTGCTTCAGCTTTACCTGGACAATAGGAAGGAGATTCGGCAGATTCTGAGTCAACTAGCTCCAGACCTCCCTCATTACCACAACTTGGAGTGGAGACTCGACGTGCAG TTAGCCAGCCGTGCCTTAAGACAACAGATCAAGCCACTTCTCACTCTGAAGCTGCACCTTGAACAGCAGGGTTGTCAGAATGCCAGTGTGTTTCAGACTGACCCAGCAACCCTGCTGCACCTCATTCGCAAGCTGGAGCAGGCCCTGAGTGAAATGAAGACAAACCATTGTCGAAGGATTGTGCGCAATATAAAATGA